In Haliaeetus albicilla chromosome 12, bHalAlb1.1, whole genome shotgun sequence, a genomic segment contains:
- the LOC138688145 gene encoding GTP-binding protein Rhes-like, which yields MSLVVKEKNHVRLVFLGAAGVGKTALIRRFLMDTFEPKHRRTVEELHSKEYEVSGATVKVEILDTSGSYSFPAMRKLSIQNSDAFALVYAVDDAESFESIKSLREEILEVKEDKFPPIVVVGNKAESGGERQVPAEDALSLVELDWNSRFVETSAKDNENVLEVFRELLQQANLPSRLSPALCKRRETLPTEQALRPPMNKTNSCSVC from the coding sequence ATGTCCCTGGTGGTGAAGGAGAAGAACCACGTGCGGTTGGTCTTCTTGGGCGCTGCCGGCGTGGGCAAGACAGCCCTCATCCGTCGCTTCCTGATGGACACCTTCGAGCCCAAGCACCGGCGCACGGTGGAGGAGCTGCACAGCAAGGAGTACGAGGTGAGCGGGGCCACGGTCAAGGTGGAAATCCTGGACACCAGTGGCAGCTACTCCTTCCCGGCCATGCGGAAGCTCTCGATCCAGAACAGCGATGCCTTTGCCCTGGTCTACGCCGTAGATGACGCCGAGTCCTTCGagagcatcaagagcttgcGGGAGGAGATCCTGGAGGTGAAGGAAGACAAGTTCCCTCCCATCGTGGTGGTCGGCAACAAGGCAGAGAGCGGCGGTGAGCGGCAGGTGCCAGCGGAGGATGCCCTGTCGCTGGTGGAGCTGGACTGGAACAGCCGCTTCGTGGAGACGTCGGCCAAGGACAACGAGAACGTCCTGGAGGTCTtcagggagctgctgcagcaagcCAACCTCCCCAGCCGGCTCAGCCCGGCGCTCTGCAAGAGGAGGGAGACGTTGCCCACGGAGCAGGCGCTGAGGCCTCCCATGAACAAGACCAACAGCTGCTCGGTGTGCTGA